One genomic window of Salvia miltiorrhiza cultivar Shanhuang (shh) chromosome 4, IMPLAD_Smil_shh, whole genome shotgun sequence includes the following:
- the LOC131022631 gene encoding endochitinase A-like isoform X1, protein MATSVQFRPHNRDLGMVVREVDEDLAIFLGMKNGEKERIVLAHIDNFEEFDGSTSAEPMPDSFLLLNGLGEEAFQSLADDSLLNLETGKNDHEWLLAQQDAQDLAANQADASSGECISLNSEQLPKSNNLGSSASANRRPLSSGGRKPSSRAATPNRRPALPAKLKPRASTPTSRAASKPAAAAAAASAKPVASQVRTSTPSRAAPRSSTPTSRATTPAASSRPASTSRASTTAARSCSAAPTRKPATPSTTSSKSPSDGASSRGKKSSIVATKNPVVPTRGGCGSSSRLSNPSEMLSVSHDAPQSVKTSMPKRPASASRGRPSAISSPSKGKPRQKSCSPTKTRATVGNAYKNGSTTLSRSRGYSSRAGGGGGDDVNPVLMGTKMVERVVNSRKLAPPKQDELISVENPKRSSHENSGFGRSLSKKSLDMAIRHMDIRRSVNSAGSLRPVATSAVLSYFSNGNQSSSSQSSSFGVSESPVTSCSDSSKSSNGVSSYFS, encoded by the exons ATGGCA ACATCCGTACAATTTAGGCCACATAACAGAGATCTAGGGATGGTGGTGAGGGAAGTTGATGAAGATCTAGCTATTTTTTTGGGAATGAAGAATGGTGAGAAGGAGAGAATTGTCCTTGCTCATATTGACAATTTTGAGGAGTTTGATGGCTCAACAA GCGCGGAGCCAATGCCCGATAGCTTCTTGTTGTTAAATGGATTGGGAGAAGAGGCATTTCAGAGTTTGGCTGATGACAGCTTGCTCAATTTAGAGACTGGCAAGAATGACCATGAATG GCTTCTCGCGCAGCAAGATGCTCAGGACTTAGCAGCAAATCAGGCTGATGCATCTAGTGGTGAATGCATTTCTCTGAATTCTGAG CAGCTACCAAAATCAAACAATTTAGGCTCTTCAGCTTCTGCAAATAGAAGGCCTCTATCATCTGGTGGCAGAAAGCCATCATCTCGAGCAGCAACGCCTAATAGACGGCCAGCATTGCCTGCAAAATTGAAGCCTCGTGCCTCCACACCCACATCTCGTGCTGCTTCAAAacctgcagcagcagcagcagcagcttctGCTAAACCTGTGGCTTCTCAAGTGAGAACCTCGACTCCTTCAAGAGCTGCACCGAGGTCTTCTACTCCAACCTCTAGAGCTACCACGCCTGCAGCTAGCTCGAGGCCTGCATCCACGTCTCGTGCTTCCACTACAGCTGCTAGATCATGCTCTGCTGCACCCACGCGCAAGCCAGCAACACCATCAACCACATCTAGCAAGTCTCCTTCGGATGGAGCCTCTTCAAGGGGGAAAAAAAGCTCCATAGTAGCCACAAAGAACCCGGTGGTACCAACACGTGGAGGCTGTGGTTCCTCGTCTAGGCTATCAAATCCCTCGGAGATGCTCTCCGTGTCTCATGATGCCCCACAAAGTGTGAAAACATCCATGCCTAAAAGGCCTGCATCTGCATCAAGAGGGAGGCCTAGTGCCATCTCGTCTCCTTCCAAAGGGAAACCGAGGCAAAAGTCATGCTCCCCTACCAAAACACGGGCTACAGTTGGCAATGCTTATAAAAATGGGAGCACGACACTATCAAGAAGTCGAGGATACAGCAGCCGCGCTGGTGGAGGTGGCGGTGATGATGTTAATCCTGTTTTGATGGGGACGAAAATGGTGGAAAGAGTGGTGAACTCGAGGAAACTAGCTCCGCCTAAACAAGATGAACTCATCTCTGTCGAGAATCCTAAGAGATCTTCCCATGAGAACTCGGGTTTTGGGAGATCACTCTCTAAGAAATCACTAGACATGGCTATAAGGCACATG GACATCAGACGAAGCGTTAACTCTGCTGGCAGCTTAAGACCAGTTGCAACTTCTGCTGTTCTGTCCTATTTTTCCAATGGCAATCAATCCAGTTCTTCTCAAAGCAGCTCTTTTGGGGTCTCGGAGTCTCCGGTCACATCGTGCAGCGACAGTTCCAAGTCGAGCAATGGCGTTAGCTCCTATTTTTCTTGA
- the LOC131022631 gene encoding endochitinase A-like isoform X2, with protein sequence MATSVQFRPHNRDLGMVVREVDEDLAIFLGMKNGEKERIVLAHIDNFEEFDGSTSAEPMPDSFLLLNGLGEEAFQSLADDSLLNLETGKNDHEWLLAQQDAQDLAANQADASSGECISLNSELPKSNNLGSSASANRRPLSSGGRKPSSRAATPNRRPALPAKLKPRASTPTSRAASKPAAAAAAASAKPVASQVRTSTPSRAAPRSSTPTSRATTPAASSRPASTSRASTTAARSCSAAPTRKPATPSTTSSKSPSDGASSRGKKSSIVATKNPVVPTRGGCGSSSRLSNPSEMLSVSHDAPQSVKTSMPKRPASASRGRPSAISSPSKGKPRQKSCSPTKTRATVGNAYKNGSTTLSRSRGYSSRAGGGGGDDVNPVLMGTKMVERVVNSRKLAPPKQDELISVENPKRSSHENSGFGRSLSKKSLDMAIRHMDIRRSVNSAGSLRPVATSAVLSYFSNGNQSSSSQSSSFGVSESPVTSCSDSSKSSNGVSSYFS encoded by the exons ATGGCA ACATCCGTACAATTTAGGCCACATAACAGAGATCTAGGGATGGTGGTGAGGGAAGTTGATGAAGATCTAGCTATTTTTTTGGGAATGAAGAATGGTGAGAAGGAGAGAATTGTCCTTGCTCATATTGACAATTTTGAGGAGTTTGATGGCTCAACAA GCGCGGAGCCAATGCCCGATAGCTTCTTGTTGTTAAATGGATTGGGAGAAGAGGCATTTCAGAGTTTGGCTGATGACAGCTTGCTCAATTTAGAGACTGGCAAGAATGACCATGAATG GCTTCTCGCGCAGCAAGATGCTCAGGACTTAGCAGCAAATCAGGCTGATGCATCTAGTGGTGAATGCATTTCTCTGAATTCTGAG CTACCAAAATCAAACAATTTAGGCTCTTCAGCTTCTGCAAATAGAAGGCCTCTATCATCTGGTGGCAGAAAGCCATCATCTCGAGCAGCAACGCCTAATAGACGGCCAGCATTGCCTGCAAAATTGAAGCCTCGTGCCTCCACACCCACATCTCGTGCTGCTTCAAAacctgcagcagcagcagcagcagcttctGCTAAACCTGTGGCTTCTCAAGTGAGAACCTCGACTCCTTCAAGAGCTGCACCGAGGTCTTCTACTCCAACCTCTAGAGCTACCACGCCTGCAGCTAGCTCGAGGCCTGCATCCACGTCTCGTGCTTCCACTACAGCTGCTAGATCATGCTCTGCTGCACCCACGCGCAAGCCAGCAACACCATCAACCACATCTAGCAAGTCTCCTTCGGATGGAGCCTCTTCAAGGGGGAAAAAAAGCTCCATAGTAGCCACAAAGAACCCGGTGGTACCAACACGTGGAGGCTGTGGTTCCTCGTCTAGGCTATCAAATCCCTCGGAGATGCTCTCCGTGTCTCATGATGCCCCACAAAGTGTGAAAACATCCATGCCTAAAAGGCCTGCATCTGCATCAAGAGGGAGGCCTAGTGCCATCTCGTCTCCTTCCAAAGGGAAACCGAGGCAAAAGTCATGCTCCCCTACCAAAACACGGGCTACAGTTGGCAATGCTTATAAAAATGGGAGCACGACACTATCAAGAAGTCGAGGATACAGCAGCCGCGCTGGTGGAGGTGGCGGTGATGATGTTAATCCTGTTTTGATGGGGACGAAAATGGTGGAAAGAGTGGTGAACTCGAGGAAACTAGCTCCGCCTAAACAAGATGAACTCATCTCTGTCGAGAATCCTAAGAGATCTTCCCATGAGAACTCGGGTTTTGGGAGATCACTCTCTAAGAAATCACTAGACATGGCTATAAGGCACATG GACATCAGACGAAGCGTTAACTCTGCTGGCAGCTTAAGACCAGTTGCAACTTCTGCTGTTCTGTCCTATTTTTCCAATGGCAATCAATCCAGTTCTTCTCAAAGCAGCTCTTTTGGGGTCTCGGAGTCTCCGGTCACATCGTGCAGCGACAGTTCCAAGTCGAGCAATGGCGTTAGCTCCTATTTTTCTTGA